CTCCAGCCATGGCCACCCCTAATTTTGCAGCACGTGCTATTTCGTCTAAGTGCATATGTCCTGCTACTATTTCATTTTGGGCATTTACTATACCTATTAAGGGTTTATCTATTTCTTCTCTTGTATAACCCATTCCATAAAAAAGGGATCTAGCAGGAGCTCCTTTAGCTCCACCTTTAATTTTATTACTTCTCATTATTATAACCTCCTAAAAATTTTTCCAATTAAAAAAACCCCGCTCTAAGGTAAATTACAACCTTAGGGACGAGGTAAGTTTCGTGGTACCACCCTAATTTAAAATTTGCTCACACAAATCAACTCTTCAAGTCATTAATTAACTCTAGCCTTATAACGGTGGCACATGTGATTTAGCACAATACCGGCCTTGCCTACTAATATATTCGGCTTAGCAGTTTAGGAGTGATCATTATATACAATATTTAGCGCCTACTCTCAGCTAAATGTAGGTTCTCTGTAACTAAAGGAATTGTATTTTTCTCTCCATCATTACTTTTAATCATATTATTAAAAGCAATTGTACTACAATAACGAACAGAGGGCAATAGGGAATTTCAAAAATGCATAAAAATTCTTTAAATTTAATATTTTCAATAAAATTACACAAAATATAAATGTTGTTATTGTGATTTTCTAAAATCTTGATAAATGGACGAATATGGCATATAATAAAGAAGTAAGGACAATAAGGACGAATATGGCATATAATAAAGAAGTGAAGACAATAAGAAGGTACTTATACAAAAGACTATGGGCTGTTTTATTATAGCCTATTTTTTAAGTTAACTTTTAAATGTTTTTTTAAGAAGAATTTTTATTAAGATAAATTTTGAGAAAGTTGGTGATGGTTGTGGAATCAAGTCCTGTCCCCCAGATGGGTTATGGAAAATTCAATAGAAATAGGAGAAGCATAATCATTACAATAAATATAGGATGTGGTTCTCCTTTGTAAGGAGGGTCTAATTTGTGAAAGAAAATATTTTTGAACTTATTGAAGATAAGAAATATGGATTAGTTAGAAAAGAAATTATAAAGTTAAATACAGTAGATATAGCAGAATTTATTGAGGAATTACAGAAGGACCAAGCAGTAATTTTATTTAGGTTGCTTCCTAAGGACATGAGTGTAGAGGTATTTTCAAATTTAGAAAATGATACTCAAGAAGCTATTATAAGAGCTATAACAGATAAGGAAATTGCAAACATAGTAAATGATCTGTATTTTGATGATATGATAGACTTTATAGAAGAAATGCCAGCTAGTATTGTAAAGAAGATTTTAAAGCATTCTAAAGAAGATGAAAGAAAGCTTATAAATCAATTTTTAAATTATCCTGCCGATTCTGCAGGAAGCCTTATGACTATTGAGTATGTGGGTCTTAAAAAGGAAATGACATTAAAACAAGCTATGGAACTCATAAAAAGAGTTGGTATTGATAAGGAAACCATATATACATGCTATGTTATGGATTCGAATAGAAAACTAGAGGGCATAGTGTCTTTAAGAAAGCTTGTAATCAGTGATGAAAATAAAACTGTAGAAGAGATAATGGTAACAAATCCTATTAAAGTATATACTCATGATGATCAAGAAGAAATTGCTAAGGTGTTTAAGAAATATGATTTCATAGCTCTTCCTGTTGTGGATAAGGAAGATAGATTAACGGGAATTATTACAATAGATGATGTGGTAGACGTAATAGAACAAGAAAATACTGAAGATTTTCATAAGATGGCAGCTATGGAGCCTACAGAAGAAAATTATTTAGATACTAGTGTATTTACTTTAGCTAAAAGAAGAATAATGTGGCTTATGATATTAATGGTATCTGCCATGTTTACAGGAAGTATAATAAACAATTTTCAGGATGTATTAGAAAAAGTAGTAATATTGGCATCTTTTATGCCCATGTTAATGGGTACAGGTGGAAATGCTGGATCACAATCTTCAACTCTTGTAATTCGTGGTATGGCTCTAGAGCAAATTGAATTGTCAGATGTATTTAAAGTAATTGGAAAAGAATTAAGGGTAAGTATGTTAGTTGGATCAGGGTTAGCACTACTGAATTTTATTAGGATGTATTACTTGCAAAGTGTAGATATAAAAATTGCAACTACTGTATGTTTAACCTTAATAGTGGTAGTAGTAATAGCTAAACTCGTAGGTGGAACACTACCTATATTGGCAAGAAGTTTAAAGCTAGACCCAGCAATCATGGCAAGCCCATTTATAACTACTATAGTAGATGCAGTATCATTGTTTGTATACTTTAGTATGGCTAGTTATTTTCTAGGAATAGGCTAATAGTCCCTTAAGAAAATCATGAATTTTGCCGATTATAGAATGTAAGCTAAAATCGGAGGTAGGTTATGTCAAAAAATATAATGCTAGATGATAAAATAATTAAAAAAAATAAAATTGGAATTTTAATATATGATAAAGATTGGAAAGAATTATTTGTAAATAATATGACTAGGTCCATGAAAAAAAATGCTAAAATTTTAGATGAACTATGTAATGAACATAAGAGTGCAGAGAAAAATTCCATTTTACTTAAGAAAAAAAAGAAGCAGATTATAAAGGCCATACTAGAACTTTCAGATGAAATAAATAACAAAAATGAAGGTTCCGTAGAACGCCTTGAAAATATAAAGGAACAATTGGTACAAATAAATGATCAGATAGATGAAAATCAATTTTTATTAGAGACTTTACCTAGGAAAATTAAAAAATATAATTTAGAATTATTAGAGGAAAGTACCTATATAGCATATAAAAGTATAGAAAAAGAAAGTAAACGAGTTGAAGAGTTAGAAAGTGAAATGACCATACTAAGAGAGAAATTAGGAAATATGAGAGACGAAAAGATAAGCTTACAGGAAAAGGTAGATAAGGTATATGAATATATTCATAATACCCTTGGCCACAAGGAAGCTAATAAGTATGATACCAAATATTTATAAAGTGTGAATTAGTTTAAGCTAATTCACACTTTTAATTTTATGGAGAAATAAATTGGGTTTTCGTATTGAATGTGTCTATCCATATAGTATGAAAATTTGAAAATATGCTAAAATTGGTTAAACTAGTAATGTAGAAGGTTTTTTTTGAAATAAAGAGAATTAAATCATGTAGGAGTGATAGACTTGATAAAAGGTATAGGAATAGATATTATAGAAATATATAGAATTGAAGAGGCAATAGAAAGAAACAAAAGATTTATAGAAAGAATTTTTACTGAAAAGGAAATAGAATATTTTCAAAAGGTAAACTACAATACTAATACTATAGCAGGAAATTTTGCGGCAAAGGAAGCAATAATGAAGGTGTTGGGAACTGGTCTGAGAAATTTCAAACTAAAAGATATAGAAGTAGTTCGTAATGAATTAGGGAAGCCAGAGGCCATTCTTCATAATAATGCAAAAAAAATAAAGGAACAATTAGGAATAAGTAATATAATGATAAGTATATCTCATAGTAAAAAATATGCAGTTGCTAATGCTGTTGGAGAGTAAAAAAATAAAATAAAGTGAGTGTGAGTAATGAAAGTTGTAAGTGGAGAAGAGATGAAAAATATTGATAAAATGGCCATTGATAAATATAAGATTCCAGGAGTTGTTCTCATGGAAAATGCAGGACTGAAAGTGGTTGAGGAAATATGTAAATCTTTAGAAAAATATCGTAATAAAGTGATTACTATTATTTGTGGGGCAGGAAATAATGGAGGAGATGGCTTTGTAGTAGCAAGGCATTTAAAGAATATGGGAATTCCTATAAACTTATATCTCCTTGGAAATCCAGCTAACATAAAGGGTGACGCAAAGATAAACTATGATATAATATCAAAACTTAATATAGAAATTGGACTTTTAACTACTATTAATATACTAAAGAAGTTTTCAGAACATGTAAATAGAAGTTCCATAATAATAGATGCCATATTTGGAACGGGATTAAGCCGTCCCGTAGATGGATATATAAAGCAAGTAATTGATATTATAAACACATCTAATAATGAAGTTATATCAATAGATATTCCTTCTGGAATTTCAGCAGATGATGGTAGTGTATGTGGTGGTGCCATAAAAGCCAGTAAGACAGTAGTATTTCATTTACCTAAGTATGGAAATATATATTATCCAGGGAAGGACTATTGTGGAAATGTACTTATTAAAGACATAGGGATTCCTAAAGAAGTTGAAGAACAATTTGGATTGAAGGGAAATCTAATTACTCCTAAATACATAAAAAATAAGCTTAAAAAAAGAAATGGAGATACCCATAAAGGCACTTATGGAAAGGGATATATAATAGCTGGATCCGTAGGTATGACAGGAGCAGCCATGTTAACATGCAAAGGGGCTTTAAGAAGTGGTATAGGGATTCTAAGGCTAGCCATATCTCAAAGATTAAATTCCATATTAGAGTCAAGTCTCACAGAAGTTATAACAGTACCCTTATCAGAAACTAAAACGGGTACATTTAGTATAGCTGATATAGAAAAGATTATAAAGACTATGGAAGATAGTAATGTGGTAGGAATAGGACCTGGTTGTGGTAAAAGTAGGGAAATTGAAGATTTAATAAGGAATATATTAGAAAGGACTAGTATTCCTATTGTAATAGATGCAGATGGACTAAATGCTTTAGCTAGAAGGAAGGAAATTTTATCAGAAATAAAATCTCCTTGCGTAATGACTCCCCATATGGGAGAAATGGCTAGGCTTACAGATTTGGACATAGAGTATATAAAAAAGAATAAGATACAAGTAATATCTGAATTTGCTAAAAAGGTAAATTGTGTAGTAGTACTAAAGGATGCAAGAACAATGGTAGTTAATCCACAAGGGCAAGTTTTCATAAATACTACAGGAAATCCAGGTATGGCTTCAGCTGGAAGTGGAGATGTACTTACTGGAATTATTACAGGATTAATAGGTCAAGGGTTATCAACCTTCGAAGCAGCCGTATGTGGAGTATATATTCATGGGAAAGCAGGAGATTTTGCAGCACAAAAGTTAAGTGAATATAGTTTAAATGCTTCAGATATAGTAAATGAAATTGGAAGTGTATTTAAAGAGCTGTTACTATAAAAAATATATAAGTTTAGAGATTAGGGTTAGGGGTTTAGAGATAAAAACTCTCAACTCTTAACCCTTAATTAAAAAAAATAGAATATAAGTGAATAAATTCACGTAAAAATTATAAAAGACTCTTTTGTCTTTTAATAATTTTTATGGGTGATTGGGTGTATGAAGAAGGTCCTATGTGTAGCGTGTATTTTATTAATAGTTTTATCAGCTTGCGGTAAGAAAACAGATGAAGACATATTTTATAGTGTACAAAAAAAATTAAATAAAATGGAGCGTTATTCTTGTGAAATAGAAATAACATCTATTGGGAACAAAACTCCTCAAAAGTATGAAGTAAGGCAATGGTTTAAGAAACCAAATATGTATAAACTAGAAGTGATGAAACCTGAAAATTTAAAGGGAAAGGTTACTATTTCAGATGGAAATAAGACCTATATATATCATCCACAAATAGAGCAAACTTGGATGGTACAAAGAAATTCTAAGGAAAAAAATTTGTTTTTGGGATACTTTTTAGATAATTGTCTTAAAAGTGAAGACTCTACTATTGGCAGAAAAACTAAAAATGATATGGAATATGTGATTATAGACACTAATATACCAGGAAATCATCCTTATTATTCAAAAGAAAGATTATGGATACATACAAAGAACTTAAAACCAGCCTATTTAGAGGTGTTTGATAATAAGGGCAACACTAGAATATATATAGAATATTGCAAGTTTGTCTATGATCCTAAATTATCTGATGACTTTTTTCAGATGAAATAAAAGTTACTTAAGAAAAAGTGTGGGGGGACAAACAAATGAAGGATCTGACTAAACTAAGACCCGTATGGGCAGAAATTAATTTAGACAATTTAAAGTACAATATGATGCAAATAAGAAATAGAGTATCAAAGGATATTAAGGTTGGTGCAGTTATAAAGGCCGATGGATATGGTCATGGAGCATTAGAGATTGCAGATACTCTACTTGAAAGTGGAGCTGACTATTTAATGGTAGCCACTTTAGGAGAAGCATTACAATTAAGAGAAAAATATGATCAGGTACCCATACTTGTATTAGGGTATACGCCTAATGAATGTGCAGACGATGTTATTAATAACAATATATCTCAAACTATATATAATATGGAACAAGCAAAATATTACAATGAAATGGCGGAATATTTAGAAAAGAAAGCAATTTTGCATATTAAGATTGATACGGGAATGGGGAGATTGGGATTTAAGCCTACCCCAAGTTCAGTAGAAGATATTTTGCAAATAAATAGTTTATCCCATGTGGAATTAGAAGGAATATATACTCATTTTGCAGTGGCTGATGAAACTGATAAGACCTTTACAAAAGAACAATTTAATAAATTTGTATATGTAATAGAAACTTTAGAGAAAAATAATGTGAATATAAAAATAAAACATACATCTAATAGTGCAGCCATAATAGATATGGATAGCACCCATTTAGATATGGTTAGAGCAGGTATTATATTGTATGGACTTTACCCATCAGAAAATATTCAAAAAAGTTTATTAGATGTAAAACCCATCCTTAGCTTAAAGGCTAAAGTAAGTAATGTTAAAGTTATAGACAAGGGAGAAACGGTAGGGTATGGACGTAAATACCAAGCCCCAGATAAAACTAAAATTGCTACAATACCTATTGGATATGCAGATGGATTTACTAGAATGTTATCAGGAAAGGCGAATGTATTAATAAATGGTAAGTTGGCTCCTGTTGTAGGCAGAATATGCATGGATCAATGTATGGTAGATGTATCTTCAATTGAAAATGTAAAAATAGGAGATGAAGTAGTATTAATAGGAAGTTCAGGAAAAAATTACATAAGTGTAGATACTATTGCTCAAAGTTTAGATACTATAAACTATGAGGTTGTATGTATGATAAATAAGAGGGTTCCTAGGGTATATATAAGAGAAAATCAGGTTATTCATATAAAATCGTGAAAAAAAGTATAAAAAAGTAGTCATATTGACACACTTATAATGAATATTATATAATTGAGTATATATTTGAGTAAATATTATTTATATATAATGTAAATATTAAAATAAACATGTTGCTTACTGCAGGAGGTGTGGATGTGGCTGAGTCAAAGCGTATAATGATCAGCTTACCGAATAGCTTACTACAAGAGGTGGACCATCTTGTGGAGATGGAAAAAAGAAATAGGAGCGAGTTCATAAGAGAAGCTATGAAGTTATATATTAGGGAGAGAAGGAAAATACAAATAAGAGAAAATATGAAAAAAGGCTACCGAGAAATGGGCGCTATGAATCTAGCTTTATCTGAAGTTGGACTGGATTTAGATATGAATGCTCTTAAGAGATATGAAGAAAAGTTAGCGGAGTGTGAGTAATGTGATTATTAAAAGAGGAGATATTTTTTATGCAGATTTAAGTCCTGTTGTAGGTTCGGAACAGGGTGGTGTTCGTCCTGTTTTGGTCGTCCAAAATAACGTGGGAAACAAATATAGCCCTACAATTATTGTAGCGGCTATAACCTCACAAATTAATAAGGCAAAGCTCCCAACACATATAGAAATTAATGCATCTGAATACGGCCTCCCAAAGGATTCTGTAGTTTTGCTAGAACAAGTAAGGACTATAGATAAAAAAAGGTTAAGAGAAAAAATTGGTCATTCTGACGAAGATATGATGAGTAAAGTGGACGAAGCTTTAATGATAAGTTTTGGACTGGTAGATTTTTAAATAATAGAGTTTTTGTGGTAAAATATAAAATAAGGAGTGAATATATATTTACTAGACTTATTTTATAAAGGAGTATCATATGAAGAAGAATGTACTACTAATCATCATGTCCACTTGTATATTGTTTTTGTTATCACCCATAAGTAAGGCTAATAGTGTCATGCCTGGATCGGAAGATGACCCATTAGTAACACAAACTTATGTGGAAATGAGAAATTCCCAACTAAAATACTATGTGGATGAAAAATTATCACAAATATCTCAAAATGATAGTGGTGGCCAAACTACATATCCTGTATTTGAAGTAATTGAAACTTATAGCGGACAGAGAATTATAGCAGGAGCAAGTACGGAGTTGATTGTACGTTCAGGAAGTGCAACTGCAATTGGAAGTGCTTCTGGTGGTGTGCTAGATTTGATTTCTGGAGTAGACCTACAAACAGGCCAAAATGTGCCCCTTAATCACCTTTTGTTATTTCCAAGGGACGATGGAAGGGGAATTGTGGTAGGTCAAGATAAAACTTATATATTAATAAAAGGACCATACGAGATTAAATAAAAGCGCTCAGGCGCTTTTTTTACTTGTGACGGAGGAAAATATGAGCAATTATAAAAAAACTGCAAAAACCATTTTAATGGTAATAATACTGAGCTTCTCAGCAAAATTTATGGGGTTTCTAAGGGATGCTTTGATAGGAAGCCAATTTGGAGCTAATAAAGAATCAGATGCATATTTGATAGCTTTAAATTGTACGTCAATAGTATTTGTAAGTATAGGAAGTGCCCTTATAACAGGTGTAATTCCAATTGTTATAGGGGAGATGAAAAAGGGAAAGGAACATGCTTTTAAATTTGTAAATAATCTGTTAAATATACTTATTTTAATATCAGTAATATTATCTAGTTTAGGAATAATATTTTCCAGGGAAATAATGACTGTGGTAGCAACGGGGTTTGATGAAAATAAATTGAATCTGAGCGTTGAACTAGTTAAAATTATGTATCCCATATTAATATGTATTTCTATAACCTATGTGTTTGTGGCCATGCTTCAATCTTTAGAAATGTTTAAAGTCACATCACTAATAAGTTTTCCTGCTAATATTATTAGTATATTGTATCTCATGTTTTTATCTAAAACATATGGTGTTAAGGGCTTAGCCGTAATAACCTTAGTAGGATGGGTGTTTCAATTTTTAGTACAAGTACCTTTCTTGTTAAAGGAAGGATATAAATATAGATTTAAAATAAATTTTAAAGATGAGAATATAAAAAGAGTATTTAAAGTATTAATTCCTATGATTATAGTGGCATCTTCTATACAAATGAACATATTGATAGATGAAAAGTATGCTTCTTTATTAAAAGACGGAACTGTTTCTTACATACACTATGGAAATACATTGTATCAGGCTATAGCCACTACGACCATATTGGGAATTAGCATGGTTGTATTTCCTAAATTTGCTCAAATGTCAATCAAGTTAAAGGACAAGGAGTATTCAGAATTTGTATCAAAGGTCTTAGGCGTAATTATCTTTATATTAATACCTGTTACCATAGGAATTATAGTTCTTAGGAATGAAGTAATAGGAATTGTTTATGAAAGGGGAGCCTTCGGAAAAGAGGATACCCTAATAGCAGGAATAGTTTTCGCCAGTTATTCTCTAGGAGCAGTATTTTTAGGTATACAAGATTTAGTTAACAAGGCTTTTTATGCAAAAAATAATGTATTTAGTCCCATGAAGGTGAGCTTAATAGTAATAGTTTTAAACATAATACTAAATGTTACTACTGTAGAAAACTATGGTGTGGTTGGACTGGCCATAAGTACCTCCGTAAGTATGATAATAGGAACTTTCCTATTAATATATGAGTTTATGAAAAAATTAAATTATTTAAACATCAAAGGAATAATTGTGACTTTCCTTAAAAGTTTACTTGCTGCAACCATAATGTTTATTGTGGTGACTTTGGTAAAAGATGGATTGTATTTATATGTTGATAAAAACTCATTATTGTATAAAATTGTAGTAGTAGGTATAATTACTACTACAGGCGCAATAACCTATGGTGTAGCTTCAATAAAATTGAATATTAAAGAAGCAATTTATATATATGATGATTTTTTAAAAGGTAGATTTAAGAAATTAACTTAAAGGAAGTGATAAACTTGAGGAAAAATCCTTTTCTTATATGTGTATTAATAGTGAGTATACTAGCATCTATGTTTGTAGCAGTGGGTAGGATTAATACGGAAAAAGAGAACAAGTATGTGGATGTAATATTAGATTATGATGAAATGAATAAAATGGCTAAACAATCGGAAAAAGATTTAAAATGGTGGCTTGAGAAATTCAAAGAAATGAATGTTTATGGAGTGGCCATTAATGAAGAGTCCATAAATTCCATGATAAAAGAAGGTAAAAATATAAAAGCGGAAATGATAGGAAATATAATAGAGAAAGAAAATTGGGAAGAAAAGTATCCTGATAGTCTATTAGCCCTTATAGACAAAAGGGATGATATATACGATGTATTATTACATACAGATAGTGAAGCAAACTATAATTTTATAAAAGAAGGTCTTACTACTAGATATGGAAAAGAAAAGTTTTGGACCTTTAAGGATGATGAAAAGTATTACATATATATGGACGGTAGAGTTGACGAAGCATTATATACAAAGGATATAGAACTTGTAGATTACGAAGAGAAAGTATTTAAACAAAAGGGAAAGCTTTATTCTACAAAGGTTCTGAATATGGGACTTGGGCTAGATAAGGATAAAATAGATTTTATTAAGAGTACAGGCCTTAAGGTTATTCCTAGACCTATGTATTATGAAATTTGGGGGAATGGAAAAACTGTACATAGTATTCTTAATCAATATGAAGAGTTAGATGTGGTACCTAAATACATGATATTTGCAGGATCTGAAGTATTAGGATATAAAGAGTATATGGATGAGACGGCTAAATATATGAAAGAAAATAATATTTTAGTAGGTATGATAGAATCGGGAGTTCAAAGGGAACACATAAAGCAAAAGGGATTATATGAACTAGTAGAAAAGATGAACTACGATGTCACAAGGGTTTTCACCGTATGGCCTTATATACAAGAACGATACAAGTATTATAACTATGAAGGAGCAGAAGAAATAGAAAATACTTTAAATCGTGCCATAACAGAGAGAAATATAAGACTTATTTATTTTAAGCCTTTTAAATATAGTGCGTCAAAATACGTAACAGAATATGATGCATATGAGGACATGTTTAAACGCTTTGAAACAAGACTTAGTAAGAGTAATCTAGAAATAGGAAGAGTAGTTCCTATGAAAGAAAGACATGTTCGTGTGAGACATAAACTTCTAATAGGACTAGGAATAGTATCAGGAACTATATTATTGCTTAACAATTTAATTGAGACTAAGAAAAAGTATCAATATATTTTATTTGGCCTGGGAAGTGTATGTGTATTCTTACTTACTAGAATGTCTCTGGGAGACAAAATATTGGCTATGATGGCTGCTATTGTGTTCCCGTCTTTGAGCGTTACTTATATGATGAAAAAATGGAAAGAGTATAATGAGAAAAAGATTACAGACCATAAGAAAATTATTGTTTTAGGCATAAAAACACTATTAGTTGGAAGTTGTATTTCATTAATAGGTGCTTTTATGGTAGGCACAATTTTATCAGATATTAGATATATGCTTGAGATGGATATCTATAGGGGGGTTAAGTTTAGTCAGCTTCTTCCTATATTAGTAATGAGTATAGCCTATTTAATTTACTTTGGATATAAGAGAGGCGAAAATGAAAAAAGTATATTACCTTTAAGGGATATAAAGAGATTGTTTTTAGAAGACATAAAGGTGCTTTATGTATTTGCTGGAGTAGTGGTATTAATTGCAGGATATGTATATATGGCAAGAACTGGTCATGAAAGTAATATACAGCCTTCTACCCTAGAGATGATATTTAGAAATATACTAGAAGAAAAGTTAATAGCTAGACCTAGAAATAAAGAGTTCTTAGTAGCTTTCCCGGCAGTTATAGTGTGTACCTATGCAGCATGTAGACGATATAACATGTTAATATTTCTATCTGCATTAGCAGTTATAATAGGACAAACTTCCATAGTAAATACTTTTTGCCATTTAAGAACGCCAATGCTAATGTCCATAATCAGAACTATTTATTCTTTAGGATTTGGTATTGTTTTAGGAATAGTATATATGATTGCTTTGGAAATTATAATACAGATAGGTAAGAAATTGAGGGGATTGAATGTGTAGAATAACTATTTCAGGATATTATGGATTTAATAATATTGGTGATGAAGCCATTTTAGTATCCATGATCAATAGCCTGAAAAAGAGGATAGATAAGGTACAAGTGACGGTTTTGTCTGCTAATCCTCATATGACTAGTGAAAAGCATGGTGTTAGTGCTGTTGACAGAAAGTCATTAAAAGGTGTGCTTGATGCTATTAAGGATTGTGATTTGTTTATAAGTGGAGGCGGAAGCCTCCTTCAAGACGTGACTAGTAGAAGAAGTATCATCTACTATTTAGTAATTATGTTTATGAGTCTTATCTTAAGGAAAAAAATATTAATATATTCTCAAGGGATAGGTCCTATTAGTACTACTTCTAATAGGATATTTACCAAATTCATATTAAATAGGGTAGAAGCCATAACTGTAAGGGATGAAAAATCAAAGAAAGAATTAATAGATATGGGAGTAAGTGAGCCACCCATATTTGTTACTGCTGACCCTGTTATAGGATTAGATAAAGTATGCTTAGATTTTGGTGAAAAAATAATAAAAGAAGAAAAAAGGAATAATAATAAAATTATAGGATTTGCCATGCGTGGATGGCGAGATAATGTGGAGTTTAATAATAAAATATGTAAAGTGGCAGATAGAATAATAAAGGAACTAGGCTATGAAGTAGCTTTTATACCATTCCATTATGGAGAAGATATAAAAATAATGGACTATATTGAAAATAATATGGAAAAGGATGCTATTTTCATAAGAAAGAGATATGAAATTCATGAGATGCTTAGTATTATAGGTAATTTTCAGCTACTAGTAGGTGTGAGATTACATTCCCTAATATTTGCAGCTGTAATGAACACTCCTATTATAGGCATATCTTATGATCCTAAAATTAATAGTTTCATGGAGTCTATCAATTTAGATACATGTGGAACAGTAAAGGATCTAGATGAAGAGGCCTTGTTCTTAGATATAAGGTCAAAGCTAGATAATTTAGATGAAGAAAAATCTGACCTTTATAACAATGTGGAAAAGATAAAGGACGATTTAAAAATCAATGATGAGGTTGTACAAAAGTTGATTAAAGGAGAAAAAATATGAGAAACATAGCACGTATAATGGGTGTACCTGTGGATAAGGGATCTTTAGTAGATGCTACTAATAGGATAAAAGAGCTTTTAAACAAGGATGGTTGTAGTCAAGTTGTTACTCCAAATACAGAGATAGTCATGTCTGCACAAGAAGATAAGGAGTTATTAAAAGTCATAGAAGAAGCTGATTTAGTAATTCCAGATGGTATAGGTCTTATCTATGCTTCAAAGATAAAGAAAAAGGGCTTGACTGAGAGAGTAACAGGAGTAGACCTTATGGCACAAATATTAAACTATTGTAATGAAGAAGAAAAAAGTATATACTTGTTTGGTGGCAAGCCTAATGTGGCTAATATGGCTGCTGAGAATATATTGAAGAAATTCCCCAATATAAAGATAGCTGGAACACAGGATGGATACTACAAAGCAGAAGATGAAGAAAAAATAATAGATTCAATAAATGAGATAAAACCAGATGTACTATTCACAGCTTTAGGAGCTCCAAGACAGGAAAAATTAATATATAAGTATAAAAACATTTTAAAGGTAAAGTTAGCCGCCGGAGTAGGTGGTAGCGT
The sequence above is a segment of the Anaeromicrobium sediminis genome. Coding sequences within it:
- the murJ gene encoding murein biosynthesis integral membrane protein MurJ yields the protein MSNYKKTAKTILMVIILSFSAKFMGFLRDALIGSQFGANKESDAYLIALNCTSIVFVSIGSALITGVIPIVIGEMKKGKEHAFKFVNNLLNILILISVILSSLGIIFSREIMTVVATGFDENKLNLSVELVKIMYPILICISITYVFVAMLQSLEMFKVTSLISFPANIISILYLMFLSKTYGVKGLAVITLVGWVFQFLVQVPFLLKEGYKYRFKINFKDENIKRVFKVLIPMIIVASSIQMNILIDEKYASLLKDGTVSYIHYGNTLYQAIATTTILGISMVVFPKFAQMSIKLKDKEYSEFVSKVLGVIIFILIPVTIGIIVLRNEVIGIVYERGAFGKEDTLIAGIVFASYSLGAVFLGIQDLVNKAFYAKNNVFSPMKVSLIVIVLNIILNVTTVENYGVVGLAISTSVSMIIGTFLLIYEFMKKLNYLNIKGIIVTFLKSLLAATIMFIVVTLVKDGLYLYVDKNSLLYKIVVVGIITTTGAITYGVASIKLNIKEAIYIYDDFLKGRFKKLT
- a CDS encoding DUF5693 family protein, whose translation is MRKNPFLICVLIVSILASMFVAVGRINTEKENKYVDVILDYDEMNKMAKQSEKDLKWWLEKFKEMNVYGVAINEESINSMIKEGKNIKAEMIGNIIEKENWEEKYPDSLLALIDKRDDIYDVLLHTDSEANYNFIKEGLTTRYGKEKFWTFKDDEKYYIYMDGRVDEALYTKDIELVDYEEKVFKQKGKLYSTKVLNMGLGLDKDKIDFIKSTGLKVIPRPMYYEIWGNGKTVHSILNQYEELDVVPKYMIFAGSEVLGYKEYMDETAKYMKENNILVGMIESGVQREHIKQKGLYELVEKMNYDVTRVFTVWPYIQERYKYYNYEGAEEIENTLNRAITERNIRLIYFKPFKYSASKYVTEYDAYEDMFKRFETRLSKSNLEIGRVVPMKERHVRVRHKLLIGLGIVSGTILLLNNLIETKKKYQYILFGLGSVCVFLLTRMSLGDKILAMMAAIVFPSLSVTYMMKKWKEYNEKKITDHKKIIVLGIKTLLVGSCISLIGAFMVGTILSDIRYMLEMDIYRGVKFSQLLPILVMSIAYLIYFGYKRGENEKSILPLRDIKRLFLEDIKVLYVFAGVVVLIAGYVYMARTGHESNIQPSTLEMIFRNILEEKLIARPRNKEFLVAFPAVIVCTYAACRRYNMLIFLSALAVIIGQTSIVNTFCHLRTPMLMSIIRTIYSLGFGIVLGIVYMIALEIIIQIGKKLRGLNV
- the csaB gene encoding polysaccharide pyruvyl transferase CsaB; its protein translation is MCRITISGYYGFNNIGDEAILVSMINSLKKRIDKVQVTVLSANPHMTSEKHGVSAVDRKSLKGVLDAIKDCDLFISGGGSLLQDVTSRRSIIYYLVIMFMSLILRKKILIYSQGIGPISTTSNRIFTKFILNRVEAITVRDEKSKKELIDMGVSEPPIFVTADPVIGLDKVCLDFGEKIIKEEKRNNNKIIGFAMRGWRDNVEFNNKICKVADRIIKELGYEVAFIPFHYGEDIKIMDYIENNMEKDAIFIRKRYEIHEMLSIIGNFQLLVGVRLHSLIFAAVMNTPIIGISYDPKINSFMESINLDTCGTVKDLDEEALFLDIRSKLDNLDEEKSDLYNNVEKIKDDLKINDEVVQKLIKGEKI
- a CDS encoding WecB/TagA/CpsF family glycosyltransferase — protein: MRNIARIMGVPVDKGSLVDATNRIKELLNKDGCSQVVTPNTEIVMSAQEDKELLKVIEEADLVIPDGIGLIYASKIKKKGLTERVTGVDLMAQILNYCNEEEKSIYLFGGKPNVANMAAENILKKFPNIKIAGTQDGYYKAEDEEKIIDSINEIKPDVLFTALGAPRQEKLIYKYKNILKVKLAAGVGGSVDIWAGTAKRAPEVYQKLGLEWFYRLMKEPWRYKRMLVLPKFMIKVILTKDI